The window CACGGAAATGACTTCGAGTGGACCTGATACATCCTGCATCAGTAACGCAGGGGAGTAGACGAAAAGGAAGGGAATTAAGAAACCAGAAAAGGCTAATCTTAATGCCTCGAAACCCGTTCGATTCGGATTTCCTCCCGCTATTCCTGCTCCAGCAAAAGCTGCTAACGCAACCGGTGGTGTAACGTTCGCAAGAATGCCAAAATAGAAAACAAACATATGTGTTAACAAAGGCGCCACTCCAAGCTCAAGGAGAGCAGGTGCTGCCATGGTAGACGTAATGATATACGTTGGAATCGATGGCAAGCCCATTCCCATAATGATACAAGCGATCATCGTGAACAATAAGGTCAGCAGTACTTCACCTTGGCCCAAAACGAGAATCGATTGCGTTAATTTTGGACCAAGCCCTGTTAACGTACTCACACCGACAATGATGCCAACAATCGCACAGGACATCGCCACACCAAGCGAGGAACGAACCCCATCTTCCATCGCTTTAAGGATGGCTTTTGGTCCCATTCGCGTTTCTTTATTAAACCAGCTGACAACGATACTCAGCAGAATCGAAATGAAGGCTGCGTATAAAGGTGTTTTTCCCAGCATTAATAGGGCGATAAGAACGACAATTGGAATCAGCAAATGACCACCTTTTTTCAAGGTTTGTCTCACATTTGGTAATTCCTCTTTCGACATTCCATTTAAGCCAAGCTTTTTGGCGCGAAAATGGACAATAAAGATGATGCCTAGATAGTAGAGCAGTGCCGGTAGGATCGCTGCTAAAGCGATTTGATTATAAGGCATGCCCAATGTTTCCGCCATAATAAAAGCGGTTGCACCCATGACCGGTGGAAGAATCTGACCGCCGACAGAGGCCGTAGCCTCAACCGCACCTGCAAATTCAGGCTTATAGCCAACCCGTTTCATGAGAGGAATAGTAAAAGCACCCGTTGTGACGACATTGGCAAGGGCACTACCATTGATGGACCCAAGCAAGCCGCTTGAGATGACCGATACCTTTGCAGGGCCACCAGAGGTATGACCCGCTAGACCCATGGAAATATCGGTGAAAAATTTTCCCATTCCAGAAGCGTTTAAAAACGCACCGAACAGGATGAAGAGAATAATGTAGGAAGCCGAAACCGAGATTGCAATCCCAAATATTCCTTCCGTAGATAGGAACATGTAGGTGACCACATCCTCCACATCTTTACCAGAATGACGTAATAAATCGGGGGCATATTGTCCAAAGAAAGCATAAGCCATGAATAGGAGGGCAAGAATCGTTAAGGCATTCCCCGCCACCCGCCTTCCGCCTTCAATGACGACAGCTATTAAGACAATTCCAAAGAAAATATCTAATGAGTTAGGCATATACACAGACATGCGCACAGCAATCATTTTATAGTCGGCAAACATATAGATGGTCGTTGACAGAGCAGCCAGCATCCAAACCATATCCATCAGACTGACCTTGTCTTTCTTCTTTTTATAAAAAGCTGGATAAAGAATGAACACAAGTGCAGCAATGACGGCTGTATGTAGTGAGCGATGTCTTAACGCATCAAGCGGACCAAAATAAGACGTATACAAATGATATCCAGCAAGTCCGACACTTAAAAGAAAAATGACCCATCGCCAAAAGCCTTTATTGATCTTTTTTGTTCTCGATTCTGT of the Bacillus tuaregi genome contains:
- a CDS encoding TRAP transporter permease, which gives rise to MQETQANINEKDILEKFDTESRTKKINKGFWRWVIFLLSVGLAGYHLYTSYFGPLDALRHRSLHTAVIAALVFILYPAFYKKKKDKVSLMDMVWMLAALSTTIYMFADYKMIAVRMSVYMPNSLDIFFGIVLIAVVIEGGRRVAGNALTILALLFMAYAFFGQYAPDLLRHSGKDVEDVVTYMFLSTEGIFGIAISVSASYIILFILFGAFLNASGMGKFFTDISMGLAGHTSGGPAKVSVISSGLLGSINGSALANVVTTGAFTIPLMKRVGYKPEFAGAVEATASVGGQILPPVMGATAFIMAETLGMPYNQIALAAILPALLYYLGIIFIVHFRAKKLGLNGMSKEELPNVRQTLKKGGHLLIPIVVLIALLMLGKTPLYAAFISILLSIVVSWFNKETRMGPKAILKAMEDGVRSSLGVAMSCAIVGIIVGVSTLTGLGPKLTQSILVLGQGEVLLTLLFTMIACIIMGMGLPSIPTYIITSTMAAPALLELGVAPLLTHMFVFYFGILANVTPPVALAAFAGAGIAGGNPNRTGFEALRLAFSGFLIPFLFVYSPALLMQDVSGPLEVISVTLTAIVGIMGLSAALERYFLTDMKWYIAVLCFIGAITLVIPGMLTDIIGIVVLACVAVLQWFRKAKVKTHAQPIQHMKQLDDLTLK